From a region of the Enterobacter sp. JBIWA008 genome:
- a CDS encoding GMP reductase, translating into MRIEEDLKLGFKDVLIRPKRSTLKSRSDVELERQFTFKHSGQTWSGVPIIAANMDTVGTFEMATALAQFDILTAVHKHYSPEEWNAFVASASADVVKHVMVSTGTSDADFEKTKQILNANPALNFVCIDVANGYSEHFVQFVSKAREAWPTKTIIAGNVVTGEMCEELILSGADIVKVGIGPGSVCTTRVKTGVGYPQLSAVIECADAAHGLGGQIISDGGCTMPGDVAKAFGGGADFVMLGGMLAGHEESGGTVVEENGEKFMLFYGMSSESAMTRHVGGVAKYRAAEGKTVKLPLRGPVEYTARDILGGLRSACTYVGASRLKELTKRTTFIRVQEQENRVFNSL; encoded by the coding sequence ATGCGTATCGAAGAAGATCTGAAGTTAGGTTTCAAAGACGTTCTTATCCGCCCTAAACGCTCTACACTGAAAAGTCGCTCAGACGTTGAACTCGAACGTCAATTCACCTTTAAGCATTCCGGTCAGACCTGGTCTGGCGTGCCGATCATCGCTGCCAACATGGATACTGTGGGAACCTTTGAGATGGCAACCGCCCTGGCACAGTTCGACATTCTCACCGCAGTGCACAAACATTACAGCCCTGAAGAGTGGAATGCGTTTGTTGCGTCCGCGTCTGCTGACGTGGTGAAGCATGTGATGGTTTCTACCGGGACCTCCGATGCGGATTTCGAGAAGACCAAACAGATCCTGAACGCTAACCCGGCGCTCAATTTCGTTTGTATTGACGTGGCGAACGGTTACTCCGAGCACTTCGTGCAGTTCGTCAGCAAGGCGCGTGAAGCCTGGCCGACGAAAACCATCATCGCGGGCAACGTGGTGACCGGTGAAATGTGTGAAGAGCTGATCCTTTCCGGTGCAGATATCGTGAAAGTGGGTATTGGTCCCGGCTCCGTGTGCACGACACGCGTCAAAACCGGCGTCGGTTATCCGCAGCTTTCCGCAGTCATTGAATGCGCCGATGCGGCGCACGGTCTGGGCGGTCAGATCATCAGCGACGGCGGTTGTACCATGCCGGGCGATGTTGCGAAAGCCTTCGGTGGTGGCGCGGACTTCGTAATGCTCGGCGGTATGCTGGCAGGCCACGAAGAGAGCGGTGGTACCGTTGTTGAAGAGAACGGCGAGAAATTTATGCTGTTCTACGGCATGAGTTCTGAATCCGCGATGACCCGTCACGTCGGTGGCGTGGCAAAATACCGTGCGGCGGAAGGTAAAACCGTGAAGCTGCCTCTGCGCGGTCCGGTTGAATACACGGCGCGCGATATCCTCGGCGGCCTGCGCTCGGCCTGCACCTACGTTGGGGCATCCCGCCTGAAAGAGCTGACGAAACGTACGACGTTTATTCGCGTTCAGGAACAGGAAAACCGCGTATTCAATAGCCTGTAA
- the hofC gene encoding protein transport protein HofC, with protein sequence MAANQLWRWRALTQEGEPRSGTLWATDRDAAFTRLMRSDLHPLSLTRCAQRHRWRPQHCYEMFRQLATLLQAGLTLSHSLQMLAEQHPLKPWQALLQSIADELSEGSPFSESLKKWPAVFGPLHVSMVKTGELTGKLEECCRQLAQQQKAQQQLREKVKKALRYPAIVLMLAVLVVLAMVILVLPEFAAIYKTFNTPLPMLTQMVMGMAAFIQSNAPALFVALLAPLAAAWALRQNPRWQRMLMHTPVMGALAKGQKLGHIFTVLSLTQQAGIPFLQGMESAEETVESRYWRGIICSIREDIEKGLPVWSSFQKAAIFTPLCIQLLRTGEMSGALDIMLANLARHHTEQTFQRADNLAALLEPVLLIVTGVIIGTLVVAMYLPIFHLGDAMSAG encoded by the coding sequence ATGGCTGCTAATCAGCTCTGGCGCTGGCGAGCGCTCACCCAAGAAGGAGAACCCCGAAGCGGGACTCTCTGGGCCACAGACCGCGATGCCGCCTTCACCAGGCTGATGCGTAGCGATCTCCATCCTCTGTCGCTGACCCGATGCGCTCAGCGACACCGCTGGCGCCCACAGCACTGCTACGAGATGTTTCGCCAGCTTGCAACGCTTTTGCAGGCGGGGCTGACATTGTCCCACAGCCTGCAGATGCTGGCAGAGCAACATCCGTTGAAGCCATGGCAGGCGCTGCTGCAAAGCATTGCCGATGAGCTCAGTGAGGGTTCCCCCTTTTCTGAGTCGCTAAAAAAGTGGCCAGCGGTGTTTGGCCCACTGCATGTCTCAATGGTGAAAACCGGTGAACTCACAGGGAAACTGGAGGAGTGCTGCCGCCAGCTCGCCCAGCAGCAAAAAGCGCAGCAGCAGCTCAGAGAGAAGGTGAAAAAGGCGTTGCGCTATCCGGCGATCGTCCTGATGCTGGCCGTACTCGTTGTACTGGCGATGGTCATTCTGGTCTTGCCCGAGTTTGCCGCGATCTACAAAACGTTTAACACGCCACTCCCGATGCTGACACAAATGGTCATGGGGATGGCCGCATTTATCCAGTCCAATGCCCCCGCGTTGTTCGTCGCGTTATTAGCGCCCTTAGCCGCCGCCTGGGCTCTGCGGCAGAATCCTCGCTGGCAGCGCATGCTGATGCATACGCCCGTGATGGGCGCGCTGGCAAAGGGACAAAAACTTGGACACATCTTTACCGTGCTGTCACTCACGCAGCAGGCGGGTATCCCCTTTTTGCAGGGCATGGAGAGCGCAGAGGAGACCGTTGAAAGTCGTTACTGGCGGGGAATAATCTGCAGCATTCGGGAGGATATTGAAAAAGGTCTCCCCGTCTGGTCATCCTTTCAGAAAGCGGCCATCTTTACCCCGCTGTGTATTCAGCTTTTACGAACCGGCGAAATGTCAGGTGCGCTGGACATCATGCTGGCAAACCTCGCCCGGCATCACACGGAACAGACCTTTCAACGGGCAGATAATCTGGCGGCACTTCTGGAGCCAGTGCTTTTGATTGTGACAGGGGTCATCATCGGGACGCTGGTAGTGGCAATGTACCTGCCGATTTTCCATCTGGGGGATGCGATGAGCGCGGGCTAG
- the gspE gene encoding type II secretion system protein GspE, which produces MNTDQLVALCHRHHALLLTSDSDRVSIAVVGSPAAELMEALRFATQKRIDIECWSAERMEKHRQLTSQSHLPVVSQTHSTVDILNHTLQQAINQRASDIHIEPMEHACQIRLRIDGVLCPQPPLSASLASLFSARLKVLGNLDIAERRLPQDGQFTIELANEPVSFRIATLPCSGGEKIVLRLLHQVQQALEPEALGMSAEQLACFNEVLHHPQGLILVTGPTGSGKTVTLYSALQARNTPDVNICSVEDPIEIPLAGLNQTQINPRAGLTFQSVLRALLRQDPDIIMVGEIRDGETAEIAINAAQTGHLVLSTLHTNSTTETLIRLEQMGVARWMISSALSMVIAQRLVRRLCPHCRREASERVELPGAVWSRPLPRWQPSGCERCYHGFYGRVAIFEVLAIDNALRQAIASGAGIEVIEASARQAGMISLFEHGCMAVERGLTTIEELVRVLGMPDGC; this is translated from the coding sequence ATGAATACCGATCAACTCGTGGCGCTTTGTCATCGCCATCACGCTCTGCTGCTCACCAGCGACAGTGACAGGGTCAGCATCGCCGTCGTGGGCAGCCCCGCGGCTGAACTCATGGAAGCGCTGCGCTTCGCGACCCAGAAACGGATTGATATTGAGTGCTGGAGCGCTGAGCGTATGGAAAAACACCGGCAGCTTACGTCACAATCGCATCTGCCCGTTGTTTCGCAAACACACTCGACGGTGGATATCCTAAACCACACGCTGCAGCAGGCAATTAACCAACGCGCCTCCGACATTCATATCGAACCGATGGAGCACGCATGCCAGATCCGTTTACGCATCGACGGGGTTCTTTGCCCCCAGCCTCCGCTTTCCGCCTCGCTGGCAAGCCTGTTCAGCGCACGTTTAAAAGTGCTGGGTAACCTGGATATTGCAGAACGTCGTTTACCTCAGGACGGTCAGTTTACGATTGAGCTGGCAAACGAGCCGGTCTCGTTTCGGATCGCTACGCTTCCCTGCAGCGGTGGCGAGAAAATTGTGCTGCGCCTGCTGCATCAGGTGCAGCAGGCTCTTGAGCCGGAAGCGCTTGGTATGAGTGCAGAACAATTGGCCTGTTTCAATGAGGTACTCCACCATCCGCAGGGACTGATTCTGGTCACCGGCCCTACCGGCAGCGGCAAAACCGTGACGCTATACAGCGCGCTGCAGGCGCGTAACACCCCTGACGTCAACATTTGTAGCGTGGAGGATCCCATAGAGATCCCCCTTGCGGGATTAAACCAGACGCAGATTAATCCCCGGGCGGGTTTAACATTCCAGAGCGTGTTGAGGGCGCTGCTACGTCAGGATCCCGACATCATTATGGTCGGCGAAATACGTGACGGTGAAACGGCAGAAATTGCCATTAATGCCGCCCAGACCGGTCATCTGGTGCTTTCAACGCTGCACACCAACTCGACGACAGAAACCCTGATTCGCCTTGAGCAGATGGGCGTCGCGCGCTGGATGATATCTTCCGCGCTGTCGATGGTGATTGCCCAGCGACTGGTCCGGCGTTTGTGCCCGCATTGTCGCCGGGAAGCCAGCGAGCGTGTTGAATTACCAGGCGCCGTGTGGTCCAGACCGCTTCCACGCTGGCAGCCCAGCGGCTGCGAGCGGTGTTATCACGGTTTTTATGGCCGCGTGGCCATTTTTGAAGTACTGGCGATCGACAACGCCCTGCGTCAGGCTATTGCCAGCGGGGCGGGAATCGAAGTGATAGAGGCGAGTGCCCGGCAGGCGGGGATGATTTCTCTTTTTGAGCACGGCTGCATGGCCGTCGAACGAGGGCTGACCACGATCGAAGAGCTGGTGCGCGTGCTGGGAATGCCGGATGGCTGCTAA
- the ppdD gene encoding prepilin peptidase-dependent pilin produces the protein MDRQQGFTLIELMVVIGIIAILSAIGVPAYQNYLRKAALTDMLQTFVPYRTAIELCALDHGGVESCDAGSNGIPSPTMTRYVSGMSVAKGTVTLTGQESLNGLTVTMTPRWNDGNGMTGWTRDCNISADSALKQACEDVFRFNNN, from the coding sequence ATGGACAGACAACAAGGATTCACACTCATTGAGCTGATGGTGGTCATTGGCATTATTGCGATTCTGAGCGCCATCGGCGTTCCCGCCTATCAGAACTACCTGCGCAAGGCGGCGCTGACCGATATGCTGCAAACCTTCGTTCCCTACCGCACGGCCATTGAGCTTTGCGCACTGGATCACGGTGGCGTAGAGAGCTGCGATGCCGGTAGTAACGGTATTCCTTCCCCCACCATGACACGCTACGTTTCAGGAATGAGCGTGGCAAAAGGGACCGTGACCTTAACTGGGCAGGAGAGTCTTAACGGGCTGACGGTAACTATGACGCCACGGTGGAACGACGGCAACGGAATGACGGGCTGGACGCGCGACTGCAACATCAGTGCTGACAGCGCGCTGAAACAGGCCTGCGAAGACGTTTTCCGCTTCAACAATAACTGA
- the nadC gene encoding carboxylating nicotinate-nucleotide diphosphorylase, which produces MPPRRYNPDHRREALLERINMDIPASVSHALKEDLGGDVNAEKDITAQLLPKETRSHAVIITREDGVFCGKRWVEEVFTQLAGDDVQVTWHVEDGDAVTANQPLFELDGPSRVLLTGERTALNFVQTLSGVASEVRRYVDLLAGTHTQLLDTRKTLPGLRTALKYAVLCGGGANHRLGLSDAFLIKENHIIASGSVRQAVEKAFWLHPDVPVEVEVESLEELEQAIKAGADIIMLDNFETEQMREAVKLTNGRAQLEVSGNVTFETIREFAETGVDYISVGALTKHVRALDLSMRFK; this is translated from the coding sequence ATGCCGCCTCGCCGCTACAACCCCGACCACCGACGTGAAGCGCTTCTGGAACGTATTAATATGGATATTCCGGCAAGCGTCTCCCATGCTCTGAAAGAAGATCTGGGCGGTGACGTTAACGCTGAAAAGGATATTACCGCACAATTATTGCCAAAAGAGACTCGCTCACACGCGGTAATTATCACCCGTGAAGATGGCGTTTTTTGCGGCAAGCGTTGGGTTGAAGAGGTCTTTACCCAGCTGGCGGGCGATGATGTGCAGGTGACCTGGCACGTTGAAGACGGCGATGCAGTTACGGCCAACCAGCCGCTGTTCGAACTGGACGGTCCTTCCCGCGTCTTGCTGACCGGCGAACGTACCGCGCTCAATTTTGTACAAACCCTCTCAGGTGTGGCCAGTGAAGTGCGTCGCTACGTTGACCTGCTGGCCGGCACCCACACCCAACTGCTGGATACCCGCAAAACGCTGCCGGGCCTGCGCACCGCGCTGAAGTACGCGGTGCTCTGCGGCGGTGGCGCAAACCACCGCTTGGGCTTATCCGACGCCTTCCTGATTAAAGAGAACCATATTATTGCTTCTGGCTCTGTGCGTCAGGCGGTGGAGAAAGCCTTCTGGCTGCATCCGGATGTGCCTGTTGAGGTAGAAGTCGAAAGCCTGGAAGAGCTGGAGCAGGCGATTAAGGCCGGGGCCGATATCATCATGCTCGATAACTTCGAAACAGAGCAGATGCGCGAGGCGGTAAAACTGACCAACGGTCGGGCCCAGCTCGAAGTGTCCGGGAACGTCACTTTCGAAACTATCCGTGAATTCGCCGAAACCGGCGTGGATTACATCTCCGTCGGCGCGCTGACCAAACACGTTCGTGCCCTCGACCTCTCGATGCGCTTCAAATAA
- the ampD gene encoding 1,6-anhydro-N-acetylmuramyl-L-alanine amidase AmpD, whose product MLLENGWLVDARHVPSPHHDCRPEDEKPTLLVVHNISLPPGEFGGPWIDALFTGTIDPDAHPFFAEIAHLRVSAHCLIRRDGEVVQYVPFDKRAWHAGVSMYHGRERCNDFSIGIELEGTDTTPYTDSQYQQLAAVTRTLIGLYPAIADNITGHSDIAPERKTDPGPAFDWPRFRAMLTASSE is encoded by the coding sequence ATGTTGTTAGAAAACGGATGGCTGGTGGATGCGCGGCATGTGCCCTCGCCGCACCACGACTGCCGCCCGGAGGATGAAAAGCCCACACTGCTGGTGGTTCATAATATTAGTCTCCCGCCTGGGGAATTTGGCGGCCCGTGGATCGATGCGTTATTCACGGGAACGATAGATCCCGATGCCCATCCTTTCTTCGCTGAGATTGCGCATCTGCGCGTGTCGGCTCACTGTCTGATTCGTCGCGATGGTGAAGTGGTTCAGTATGTTCCCTTTGATAAACGCGCCTGGCATGCTGGCGTGTCGATGTATCACGGGCGCGAACGGTGCAACGATTTTTCTATCGGGATTGAACTGGAAGGCACGGATACTACGCCCTACACCGATTCACAGTATCAACAGCTAGCGGCAGTGACCCGCACGCTTATCGGACTCTACCCGGCTATCGCTGACAATATCACGGGACACAGTGATATTGCCCCGGAGAGAAAAACCGATCCCGGCCCGGCCTTTGACTGGCCCCGGTTTCGCGCCATGCTCACCGCGTCGTCAGAATAA
- the ampE gene encoding beta-lactamase regulator AmpE, giving the protein MTLFTMLLVIIAERLFKLGEHWHLDHRLEVLFRRIKHFSMLRTLLMMAGVMVITFLLLRSLYGLFFNVPLLVVWILLGVLCIGAGKVRLHYHAYLKAASRDDAHARGAMASELTMIHGVPPDCDEREFLRELQNALLWINFRYYLAPLFWFVVGGPLGPVLLMGYAFLRAWQTWLARYLTPHERLLSGIDAILHVLDWLPVRLVGVVYALIGHGEKALPAWFASLADRHTSQYQVLTRLAQFSLAREPHTDKIETPKAAVSMAKKTSFVVVVIVALLTIYGTLV; this is encoded by the coding sequence ATGACGTTGTTTACCATGCTGCTGGTTATCATCGCTGAACGCCTGTTCAAGCTCGGCGAACACTGGCATCTGGATCACCGGCTGGAGGTGTTATTCCGCCGTATCAAACATTTTTCCATGCTGCGCACGCTGCTGATGATGGCAGGGGTAATGGTCATTACGTTCCTGCTCCTGCGCTCACTGTACGGACTCTTTTTCAACGTGCCGCTGCTGGTGGTGTGGATCCTGCTCGGCGTGCTGTGCATTGGCGCGGGCAAGGTGCGTTTGCACTATCACGCATACCTGAAGGCCGCCTCCCGCGATGATGCCCACGCGCGCGGTGCCATGGCGAGCGAGCTGACGATGATCCACGGCGTGCCGCCGGACTGCGACGAGCGCGAATTCCTGCGCGAGCTGCAAAACGCGCTGCTGTGGATTAACTTCCGTTACTATCTTGCGCCGCTGTTCTGGTTTGTAGTGGGCGGCCCGCTGGGGCCGGTACTGCTGATGGGATATGCGTTCCTGCGCGCCTGGCAGACCTGGCTTGCCCGCTATCTGACGCCGCACGAACGTTTGCTGTCCGGCATCGATGCCATCCTGCACGTGCTCGACTGGCTTCCGGTGCGTCTGGTGGGCGTGGTGTACGCGTTAATTGGTCACGGTGAAAAAGCGCTGCCCGCATGGTTCGCCTCGCTTGCCGACCGCCATACGTCGCAGTACCAGGTGCTAACGCGTCTGGCGCAGTTCTCGCTGGCACGTGAGCCGCACACCGACAAGATTGAAACGCCGAAAGCCGCTGTCTCCATGGCGAAGAAAACGTCGTTTGTGGTGGTGGTTATCGTGGCGCTGCTGACTATTTACGGCACGCTGGTGTAG
- a CDS encoding family 43 glycosylhydrolase has translation MQTWPNPFIEQRADPYILLHEGQYYFIASVPQYDRLAIRRAASLEGLRHAEEVVVWRKPETGPMSQLIWAPELHHIDGKWYIYFAATHTQALDELGMFQHRMFAIECADGDPLTGTWVEQGQIKTPFDTFALDATTFVHQGKRWYLWAQKAPDITGNSNLYLCEMENPWTLKGEPVMLSKPEYDWERRGFWVNEGPAVLIHGDKLFISYSASATDENYCMGLLWIDLNADPQNPANWHKSPRPAFVTSYENRQYGPGHNSFTQTQEGEDVLVYHARNYTEIEGDPLYDPNRHTRLKLVRWNENGMPDFGIPPADTL, from the coding sequence ATGCAAACCTGGCCAAACCCGTTTATTGAACAACGCGCCGATCCGTACATTTTACTCCACGAGGGGCAGTACTATTTTATCGCCTCCGTGCCGCAGTACGACAGGCTTGCGATCCGCCGCGCAGCGTCGCTGGAAGGATTACGTCATGCCGAAGAAGTGGTGGTCTGGCGCAAGCCCGAGACCGGCCCGATGAGTCAGCTGATTTGGGCACCGGAACTGCACCACATTGACGGGAAGTGGTACATCTACTTTGCCGCGACGCACACCCAGGCGCTCGACGAGCTCGGGATGTTCCAGCACCGCATGTTTGCTATTGAATGTGCTGACGGCGATCCGCTCACCGGCACGTGGGTGGAACAAGGGCAAATAAAAACCCCGTTCGATACTTTCGCCCTGGACGCCACCACTTTTGTGCACCAGGGGAAACGCTGGTATCTGTGGGCGCAAAAAGCGCCGGATATCACCGGAAACTCCAATCTTTATCTGTGCGAAATGGAGAACCCCTGGACGCTGAAAGGCGAGCCGGTGATGCTCAGCAAGCCGGAGTATGACTGGGAGCGTCGCGGGTTTTGGGTCAACGAAGGCCCGGCGGTACTGATTCACGGCGATAAGCTGTTTATCAGCTATTCCGCCAGCGCCACAGATGAGAATTACTGCATGGGGCTACTGTGGATAGACCTGAATGCCGATCCGCAAAACCCGGCAAACTGGCACAAATCCCCGCGTCCGGCGTTCGTTACCAGCTACGAAAATCGTCAGTACGGCCCAGGCCACAACAGCTTTACGCAAACGCAGGAAGGGGAAGATGTGCTGGTGTATCACGCGCGTAATTACACCGAAATTGAGGGCGACCCGCTGTACGATCCGAATCGTCATACCCGCCTGAAGCTCGTCCGCTGGAATGAAAACGGGATGCCTGATTTTGGCATCCCGCCCGCGGATACGCTGTAG
- a CDS encoding MFS transporter has translation MDNNTLSVKEKIGYGMGDAGCNIIFGAIMLFVNYFYTDIFGLAPALVGVLLLSVRVIDAVTDPIMGAIADRTRSKYGRFRPWLLWIAFPYALFSILMFTTPEWGYNSKVIYAFVTYFLLSLTYTAINIPYCSLGGVITNDPKERVACQSYRFVLVGIATLLLSLTLLPMADWFGGDNKAKGYQMAMTVLALIGTCMFLFCFATVRERVRPAVQTNDELKNDLKDVWKNDQWVRILLLTLCNVCPGFIRMAATMYYVTWVMGQSTHFATLFISLGVVGMMLGSVLAKVLTDRWCKLKVFFWTNIVLAIFSTAFYFFDPKATVTIVVLYVLLNILHQIPSPLHWSLMADVDDYGEWKTGKRITGISFSGNIFFLKLGLAIAGTMVGFLLSWYGYDAGAKAQSADAINGIVLLFTVIPGVGYLITAGVVRLLKVDRETMKRIQEDLEKRRANYRELNDLQELKAAETK, from the coding sequence ATGGATAACAACACACTGTCAGTAAAAGAAAAGATCGGCTATGGGATGGGCGACGCCGGATGCAACATTATCTTTGGCGCCATCATGTTGTTTGTTAACTATTTTTATACGGATATTTTTGGCCTGGCCCCTGCGCTGGTCGGGGTGCTGCTGCTCTCCGTCCGCGTTATTGACGCCGTAACGGACCCGATAATGGGCGCGATTGCTGACCGTACCCGCAGCAAATATGGCAGGTTTCGTCCATGGCTGCTGTGGATCGCCTTCCCCTACGCGCTGTTCAGCATTCTGATGTTCACCACGCCGGAGTGGGGCTATAACAGCAAAGTTATCTATGCGTTTGTCACCTATTTCCTGCTCTCTTTAACCTATACGGCCATCAACATTCCCTACTGCTCGCTGGGCGGAGTGATCACCAACGATCCAAAAGAACGCGTGGCCTGCCAGTCGTATCGCTTCGTGCTGGTCGGCATCGCCACGCTGCTGCTCTCATTAACGCTGCTGCCGATGGCCGACTGGTTTGGCGGGGATAACAAAGCCAAAGGCTATCAGATGGCGATGACTGTCCTGGCGCTGATTGGAACCTGCATGTTCCTGTTCTGCTTCGCCACCGTGCGCGAGCGCGTGCGTCCGGCGGTACAGACCAACGACGAGCTGAAAAACGATCTCAAAGACGTTTGGAAGAACGACCAGTGGGTACGCATTCTGCTCCTGACCCTGTGCAACGTCTGCCCGGGGTTTATCCGCATGGCGGCCACCATGTATTACGTCACCTGGGTGATGGGCCAGAGCACCCACTTCGCGACCCTGTTTATCAGCCTGGGCGTGGTCGGCATGATGCTTGGCAGCGTGCTGGCAAAAGTGCTGACCGACCGCTGGTGTAAGCTAAAGGTCTTCTTCTGGACCAATATCGTGCTGGCGATTTTCTCAACCGCCTTTTATTTCTTCGACCCGAAAGCCACCGTCACCATCGTGGTGCTCTACGTCCTGCTGAACATCCTGCACCAGATCCCGTCTCCGCTGCACTGGTCGCTAATGGCGGATGTGGACGACTATGGCGAGTGGAAAACCGGGAAACGCATCACCGGGATCAGCTTCTCCGGCAATATCTTCTTCCTGAAGCTGGGTCTGGCAATTGCCGGGACGATGGTCGGCTTCCTGCTCTCCTGGTACGGTTATGACGCAGGTGCAAAAGCGCAGAGCGCGGACGCCATTAACGGCATTGTGCTGCTCTTTACCGTCATTCCCGGCGTTGGATACTTAATTACCGCTGGCGTGGTGCGTCTGCTGAAGGTTGACCGTGAAACGATGAAACGCATTCAGGAAGACCTGGAGAAGCGTCGCGCTAACTACCGCGAGCTGAATGATTTACAGGAACTCAAAGCCGCTGAGACAAAATAA
- the aroP gene encoding aromatic amino acid transporter AroP encodes MEAQQHGDQLKRGLKNRHIQLIALGGAIGTGLFLGSASVIQSAGPGIILGYAIAGFIAFLIMRQLGEMVVEEPVAGSFSHFAYKYWGSFAGFASGWNYWVLYVLVAMAELTAVGKYIQFWYPEIPTWASAAAFFVIINAINLTNVKVFGEMEFWFAIIKVIAVVAMIIFGGWLLFSGNGGPQATVRNLWEQGGFLPHGMTGLVMMMAIIMFSFGGLELVGITAAEADNPEQSIPKATNQVIYRILIFYVGSLTVLLSLLPWTRVTADTSPFVLIFHELGDTFVANALNIVVLTAALSVYNSCVYCNSRMLFGLAQQGNAPKALLNVDKRGVPVNTILVSAVVTALCVLINYMAPESAFGLLMALVVSALVINWAMISLAHMKFRRAKQQQGVTTRFPALLYPLGNWVCLVFMAAVLVIMLITPGMAISVYLIPVWIAILGVGYLFSQKSRNAMKAH; translated from the coding sequence GGAAGCTCAACAGCACGGCGATCAGCTAAAGCGCGGTCTTAAAAACCGCCATATTCAGCTCATCGCACTGGGCGGTGCGATTGGTACCGGCCTGTTTCTGGGCAGCGCATCCGTTATCCAGTCAGCCGGTCCCGGCATTATTTTGGGTTACGCGATTGCCGGTTTTATTGCCTTTCTGATTATGCGACAGCTGGGTGAAATGGTCGTTGAAGAGCCGGTCGCAGGCTCCTTCAGCCACTTTGCCTATAAATACTGGGGCAGCTTTGCCGGTTTCGCCTCGGGCTGGAACTACTGGGTGCTGTACGTTCTTGTTGCCATGGCTGAGCTTACCGCCGTCGGGAAATATATTCAGTTCTGGTATCCCGAAATCCCAACCTGGGCCTCCGCAGCGGCTTTCTTCGTCATTATTAACGCCATTAACCTGACCAACGTAAAAGTGTTCGGTGAAATGGAGTTCTGGTTTGCCATTATTAAGGTGATTGCCGTAGTGGCGATGATCATCTTCGGCGGCTGGCTGCTGTTCAGCGGCAACGGCGGCCCGCAGGCAACCGTGCGTAACCTCTGGGAACAGGGCGGCTTCCTGCCTCACGGCATGACCGGTCTGGTGATGATGATGGCCATCATTATGTTCTCCTTCGGCGGCCTGGAGCTGGTAGGGATCACTGCCGCTGAAGCTGACAACCCGGAGCAGAGCATTCCAAAAGCCACCAATCAGGTTATCTACCGTATTCTGATCTTCTACGTGGGCTCGCTGACCGTGCTGCTCTCCCTGCTGCCGTGGACGCGCGTGACCGCTGACACCAGCCCGTTTGTGCTGATCTTCCACGAGCTGGGCGACACCTTTGTCGCTAACGCCCTGAACATCGTGGTATTGACCGCAGCGCTCTCGGTTTATAACAGCTGCGTATACTGCAACAGCCGCATGCTGTTCGGCCTGGCCCAGCAGGGTAACGCGCCAAAAGCGCTGCTCAACGTCGATAAACGCGGCGTGCCGGTAAACACGATTCTGGTTTCGGCGGTGGTGACCGCGCTGTGCGTGCTCATTAACTACATGGCTCCGGAATCGGCGTTTGGCCTGCTGATGGCGCTGGTGGTCTCTGCCCTGGTCATCAACTGGGCGATGATCAGCCTGGCGCACATGAAGTTCCGCCGTGCCAAGCAGCAGCAGGGCGTCACCACGCGCTTCCCTGCCCTGCTTTACCCGCTGGGCAACTGGGTGTGCCTGGTATTTATGGCAGCCGTGCTGGTGATCATGCTGATCACGCCGGGTATGGCGATTTCCGTCTACCTGATCCCGGTCTGGATTGCGATTCTTGGCGTGGGCTATCTCTTCAGTCAGAAAAGCCGTAATGCCATGAAGGCTCACTAA